Proteins encoded within one genomic window of Kibdelosporangium phytohabitans:
- a CDS encoding alpha-lytic protease prodomain-containing protein: MQRDLGLTADQALARLERDRRGATLEQALAPKLGDTFAGAWLAPGADRLTVATTDPARTGQIRSAGAEARVVGHSYRQLDQTRRRLDGLGYAAPKSVPGWHVDVVTNTVTVLTHPNARDAARTFVKSAGVDTAAVRFVDSDLSPRPLYDVRGGDQYGINNSSLCSVGFSVNGGFVTAGHCGRVGSSTVGSNGVAQGTFQVSSFPGNDYAFVATNSQWTPKGVVNRYDGTTVGVAGSQEAAIGAAVCRSGRTTGWKCGTILGKNESVTYPEGTITGMTRTNACAEPGDSGGSWLAGQQAQGVTSGGSGNCSQGGTIWFYPLGVILARTGKTLITEGGGGEPPVGCEGIAAWSATTGYVPGDVVGHASHKWESTFYSTGAEPGDPRSWAVWKDAGAC, translated from the coding sequence ATGCAGCGCGACCTCGGGCTGACCGCCGATCAGGCCCTTGCTCGCCTGGAACGTGACCGGCGCGGCGCCACGCTCGAGCAGGCGCTGGCGCCGAAGCTCGGCGACACCTTCGCCGGTGCCTGGCTCGCCCCTGGCGCCGACCGGCTGACCGTCGCCACCACCGACCCGGCGAGGACGGGCCAGATCCGTTCGGCCGGTGCGGAAGCCCGAGTCGTCGGCCACAGCTACCGGCAACTCGACCAGACCAGGCGCAGGCTCGACGGCCTCGGGTACGCCGCCCCGAAGTCGGTGCCCGGCTGGCACGTCGACGTCGTGACCAACACCGTCACCGTCCTGACTCACCCCAACGCACGCGACGCCGCGCGTACGTTCGTCAAGTCCGCCGGTGTCGACACCGCCGCCGTCCGGTTCGTGGACTCGGACCTGTCGCCCCGGCCGCTGTACGACGTGCGCGGTGGCGACCAGTACGGCATCAACAACTCGTCGTTGTGCTCCGTCGGTTTCTCCGTCAACGGTGGTTTCGTCACCGCCGGCCACTGTGGACGGGTCGGTTCCTCGACCGTCGGCAGCAACGGCGTCGCCCAGGGCACGTTCCAGGTCTCTTCCTTCCCCGGCAACGACTACGCCTTCGTCGCCACCAACTCCCAGTGGACGCCCAAGGGAGTGGTGAACCGCTACGACGGCACGACGGTCGGGGTCGCGGGCTCGCAGGAGGCGGCGATCGGCGCCGCGGTGTGCCGCTCCGGCCGGACGACCGGCTGGAAGTGCGGCACCATCCTCGGCAAGAACGAGTCGGTGACGTACCCGGAGGGCACCATCACCGGCATGACCCGCACCAACGCCTGCGCCGAGCCCGGTGACTCCGGTGGCTCGTGGCTGGCCGGCCAGCAGGCGCAGGGCGTCACCTCCGGTGGCTCCGGCAACTGCTCGCAGGGCGGCACGATCTGGTTCTACCCGCTCGGCGTCATCCTCGCCCGCACCGGCAAGACGCTGATCACCGAGGGGGGCGGCGGTGAACCGCCGGTCGGGTGCGAGGGCATCGCGGCGTGGAGCGCCACCACCGGCTACGTGCCGGGAGATGTCGTCGGGCACGCCTCGCACAAGTGGGAGTCCACGTTCTACTCGACGGGTGCCGAACCGGGCGACCCGCGATCGTGGGCAGTGTGGAAAGACGCCGGCGCCTGCTGA
- a CDS encoding DUF1989 domain-containing protein, protein MVTTRSVTVPPRSGRAVRAAAGDLLQIIDLEGHQVGDLWLIDAKDHGRWLSTGHTRDRGERMFPAVGQPFRDRFGDPIAELAADDSPGKHDMLFPPCDRWLYESVGLHEHPNCYDNFVAAAATAGLDLPVVPDPVNVFQNSAPEPDGTLIVGTAASMPGDSITFKLLRDVIVVLTACSVDYWPTNDMNCTALRLRVGSLAG, encoded by the coding sequence ATGGTGACGACAAGGTCGGTGACGGTACCGCCGCGGAGCGGCCGAGCGGTGCGCGCCGCGGCGGGCGACCTCCTGCAGATCATCGACCTCGAAGGTCACCAGGTCGGCGACCTCTGGCTGATAGACGCCAAGGACCACGGCAGATGGCTGTCGACCGGGCACACCCGGGATCGCGGGGAGCGCATGTTCCCCGCGGTCGGCCAGCCCTTCAGGGACCGGTTCGGCGATCCCATCGCCGAACTGGCCGCGGACGACTCACCGGGCAAGCACGACATGCTGTTCCCGCCGTGCGACCGCTGGCTGTACGAAAGCGTAGGCCTGCACGAGCACCCCAACTGCTACGACAACTTCGTGGCGGCGGCGGCCACGGCCGGACTCGACCTGCCGGTCGTCCCCGACCCGGTGAACGTCTTCCAGAACTCGGCTCCCGAACCGGACGGCACGCTGATCGTGGGAACCGCGGCGTCCATGCCCGGCGACTCGATCACGTTCAAGCTGCTGCGGGACGTCATCGTCGTGCTGACCGCGTGTTCCGTCGACTACTGGCCGACGAACGACATGAACTGCACCGCGTTGCGGCTGCGGGTCGGGTCACTGGCCGGCTGA
- a CDS encoding MBL fold metallo-hydrolase: protein MLRRIVVGPLRTNCWVAHAPGERQALLVDPGADAGHVLNAVRDFDIVAIVLTHAHFDHVLAVPEVAHELGVPVLAHPDDAPVWPHELDHLRRHGHFDAGTDTAKLLAADPSCLTPDPAAPLWDGRFEAVHDGQELAVGGITATVLHTPGHTPGGLTLALPGHLLTGDTLFPGGPGLTGWPLSDFDTIMLSVRRLLAYSPGTAVHPGHGRSTTVGRERSQLEEWQQRGW, encoded by the coding sequence ATGCTGCGCAGGATCGTCGTCGGTCCGCTGCGCACGAACTGCTGGGTGGCGCACGCGCCGGGGGAGCGGCAGGCGCTGCTCGTCGACCCCGGCGCGGACGCCGGTCACGTGCTCAACGCCGTACGCGACTTCGACATCGTGGCGATCGTGTTGACACACGCCCACTTCGACCATGTTCTCGCCGTGCCCGAGGTCGCGCACGAACTGGGCGTACCGGTGCTGGCGCATCCGGATGACGCCCCGGTCTGGCCGCACGAACTCGACCACCTGCGCCGTCACGGACACTTCGACGCGGGCACCGACACCGCGAAACTCCTCGCCGCCGACCCGTCGTGCCTGACGCCAGATCCGGCTGCGCCATTGTGGGACGGCCGGTTCGAAGCCGTCCACGATGGACAGGAGCTGGCGGTCGGCGGTATCACCGCGACCGTGCTGCACACGCCCGGTCACACACCCGGCGGTCTCACTCTGGCACTGCCGGGTCACCTGCTGACCGGCGACACGCTCTTCCCCGGCGGGCCCGGCCTGACCGGCTGGCCGCTGTCCGACTTCGACACGATCATGCTGTCGGTACGGCGATTGCTCGCGTACAGCCCGGGAACGGCCGTGCATCCCGGCCACGGTCGCAGCACCACTGTCGGCCGGGAACGGTCCCAGCTCGAGGAGTGGCAGCAGCGCGGCTGGTGA
- a CDS encoding DsbA family oxidoreductase encodes MTAVSPPPSGVLQVWSDLLCPFTHVALHTLRDARAALPAGHPAAGVRVEHRVFALELFNEPHPRRGTDTEAVGLGQIAPGAGFRVWGAADDLYPHTVLLAAEAVLAASAQSLAAGEALDAALRTAFWTDSRSIAHRGVILDVAAETAGAAPESGLDPARLAEALDSGRHRADLMRDYEIAQTDAIAASPTFVLPDGTAISNPGISVHWDGPWASGFPVVDKHEPAEVVELLHRAAG; translated from the coding sequence GTGACCGCTGTGTCCCCGCCACCGTCGGGCGTCCTGCAAGTCTGGTCCGACCTGCTGTGCCCGTTCACCCACGTCGCACTGCACACGCTGCGCGACGCGCGGGCGGCGCTGCCCGCCGGTCACCCGGCGGCGGGTGTCCGGGTGGAACACCGCGTGTTCGCGCTGGAGCTGTTCAACGAACCGCATCCCAGGCGTGGCACCGACACCGAGGCCGTGGGGCTCGGCCAGATCGCGCCGGGAGCCGGATTCCGGGTGTGGGGCGCGGCTGACGACCTCTACCCGCACACCGTCCTGCTGGCCGCCGAGGCGGTGCTCGCGGCGTCCGCGCAGAGCCTCGCCGCCGGAGAAGCGTTGGACGCCGCACTGCGCACCGCGTTCTGGACTGACAGCCGCTCCATCGCCCATCGAGGGGTCATCCTCGATGTCGCCGCCGAAACCGCCGGCGCGGCACCGGAATCCGGCCTTGACCCGGCTCGCCTGGCCGAGGCGCTGGACAGCGGGCGCCACCGTGCCGACCTGATGCGGGACTACGAGATCGCGCAGACGGACGCGATCGCGGCCAGTCCCACGTTCGTGCTGCCCGACGGGACCGCGATCAGCAACCCGGGCATCTCCGTGCACTGGGACGGGCCGTGGGCGTCCGGCTTTCCCGTGGTGGACAAGCACGAACCCGCCGAGGTCGTCGAATTGTTGCACCGAGCCGCGGGGTGA
- a CDS encoding TIGR03618 family F420-dependent PPOX class oxidoreductase produces the protein MSLDLVRELGARDHHLAVLVTLRPDGTPSTSVVNAGVLPHPVTGRDVVAFVARGATAKLANLRANPLVSLVFRAGWEWVAVHGDAELAGPDDDLPGLAGDRLRALLRDIYASAGGRHPDLDVYDDVMVRERRTAVLVEPVRFATNPPGTDHEEHP, from the coding sequence ATGTCGTTGGACCTGGTACGTGAACTCGGCGCACGCGACCACCACCTCGCCGTACTGGTCACCCTGCGGCCGGACGGCACACCCAGCACGAGCGTCGTGAACGCCGGAGTGCTGCCGCACCCGGTCACCGGGCGGGACGTGGTCGCCTTCGTCGCGCGCGGCGCGACGGCCAAACTGGCCAACCTCCGGGCCAACCCGTTGGTGTCGCTGGTTTTCCGTGCCGGATGGGAGTGGGTCGCCGTGCACGGCGACGCGGAACTCGCCGGTCCTGACGACGACCTGCCGGGGCTGGCCGGAGACCGCTTGCGCGCACTGCTGCGGGACATCTACGCCTCGGCCGGCGGGCGACACCCCGACCTCGACGTCTACGACGACGTGATGGTGCGTGAACGCCGCACCGCCGTGCTGGTCGAACCGGTCCGCTTCGCCACCAACCCACCCGGTACCGATCACGAGGAGCATCCGTGA
- a CDS encoding right-handed parallel beta-helix repeat-containing protein yields MKRDRIALAAVAVAAAGLVTAGPAAGSVTDVPPPASGRTLTVGPGGQYATVQAAADAARPGDNVRIAPGEYTGGLSIKTSGSPGKYITFYSEDGRAVVKGRGGSKGLLALGNHSWLRFHNLTFAGSRGFGAYADGAHDLVFENFGIDGSQDGGLVLLNTSNALVDGCEIKGTNAEGTSADHEALTLGHGSRDIEVRHCDVHDNGEEGIDVKYTENARISIHHNVSSNNRGPNIYVDSASDVQVYNNVARGTKNATKAGIALAVEDWSETRVLDNVKVYNNVSYGNAQAGLSIWVESSGTLSNVEIVNNTFHGNKKGAISFDGDEYDGVNILRNNIFAEGPVSGNGAFTTDHNVTGNPGFVNPAASDFHLTEGAAKAIDKGSAASAPAFDLDDKPRPAGAGHDVGAYEYTAPR; encoded by the coding sequence ATGAAACGGGACAGAATCGCACTGGCCGCGGTCGCCGTGGCCGCCGCGGGCCTGGTGACGGCGGGACCGGCCGCCGGATCAGTGACGGACGTGCCACCGCCGGCGTCCGGGCGGACGCTCACCGTCGGGCCCGGCGGCCAGTACGCGACCGTCCAGGCGGCGGCCGACGCGGCACGACCCGGTGACAACGTGCGGATCGCGCCGGGCGAGTACACCGGCGGCCTGTCCATCAAGACCAGCGGATCGCCCGGCAAGTACATCACCTTCTACAGCGAGGACGGGAGGGCCGTCGTCAAGGGCCGCGGCGGGTCCAAGGGACTGCTCGCGCTCGGCAACCACTCGTGGCTGCGGTTCCACAACCTGACCTTCGCCGGCTCCCGGGGGTTCGGCGCGTACGCCGACGGCGCACACGACCTGGTCTTCGAGAACTTCGGGATCGACGGCTCGCAGGACGGCGGACTCGTGCTGCTGAACACGTCCAACGCCCTGGTGGACGGCTGCGAGATCAAGGGAACGAACGCGGAGGGCACCTCCGCCGACCACGAAGCCCTCACGCTGGGCCACGGGTCGCGCGACATCGAGGTGCGGCACTGCGACGTGCACGACAACGGCGAGGAGGGCATCGACGTCAAGTACACCGAGAACGCCAGGATCTCCATCCACCACAACGTCTCGTCGAACAACCGCGGCCCGAACATCTACGTGGACTCGGCCTCCGACGTCCAGGTGTACAACAACGTCGCCAGGGGCACCAAGAACGCCACCAAGGCGGGGATCGCACTGGCCGTCGAGGACTGGTCGGAGACCAGGGTGCTCGACAACGTGAAGGTGTACAACAACGTCTCCTACGGCAACGCGCAGGCGGGCCTGAGCATCTGGGTCGAGTCGAGCGGCACGTTGTCCAACGTGGAGATCGTCAACAACACCTTCCACGGCAACAAGAAAGGCGCCATCTCCTTCGACGGCGACGAGTACGACGGCGTGAACATCCTGCGCAACAACATCTTCGCCGAAGGTCCGGTGTCCGGCAACGGCGCCTTCACCACCGACCACAACGTCACCGGCAACCCCGGCTTCGTCAACCCGGCCGCGAGCGACTTCCACCTCACCGAGGGGGCGGCGAAGGCCATCGACAAG